GAATTGTGGGCGCTCACAAGAACGGTTCTCAAGCCCTTTGCGTACGTTACATTTTCGTGACCCCCGCCGGACGCCCGCCACAGGCCGGACCCACCCGCGCCGGCCTGCGGTCAAACCTCGCGCATTCCTCGCCTACGCTGCGGATTCCCAACCGGGCGCCAACCCTCCGCCCGAGCGCGCCCCACGGAACGTTCATCGCTGCACACCTCTTGCGTTGTGGGATTGTTAGCGCTCACACTTCGGGGGCAGACCGACCATGCCCGTCGGCCCGCGGACCCCGCCCGCCTCCCGGCCCGTCCGCCGCCGTACGGCTTCTCGAAAGGCAAGCCGGTGACCTCCCCCTCGTCCCCCTCACACGTCGCTGCCCCTCCTTCCGACGACCGCGAGCGGTACACCGTGGGTGTCGACTACGGCACCCTGTCGGGCCGCGCCGTGGTGGTGCGGGTACGCGACGGTCATGAACTGGCCTCCGCGGTGCACGAGTACGCGCACGGGGTGATCGACGAGCGCCTCCCCGGCACCGGGGCGCAACTGCCGCCGGACTGGGCCCTGCAGCACCCCGAGGACTGGCGCGAGGTGCTGCGCCGGGCCGTCCCCGCGGCCGTCGCGGCGGCCGGCATCGACCCGGCCGACGTCATCGGCATCGCCACGGACTTCACCGCCTGCACGGTGCTGCCCACGCTGGCGGACGGAACCCCGCTGGCGCAGACGGCTCTCGCGGACCGCCCGCACGCGTGGCCCAAACTGTGGAAGCACCACGCCGCCCAGGCCCAGGCCGACCGGATCAACGACGTCGCGCACGCCCGGGGCGAGAAGTGGATCGGCCGGTACGGCGGCAGGATCTCCGCCGAGTGGCAGTTCGCGAAGGCCCTCCAGGTCCTGGAGGAGGACCCGGAGGTCTACGACGCCTGCGCCCGCTGGATCGAGGCGGCCGACTGGATCGTCTGGCAGCTGACCGGCGCCGAGTCCCGCAACGCCTGCACCGCCGGGTACAAGGGCATCCACCAGGACGGCGGCTACCCCGGCGACGACTACCTGGCGGCGCTGAACCCCCGGTTCACGGACTTCGTCCGCACCCGGCTCGACTTCCCCCTGTCCCCGCTCGGCTCCCGCGTCGGCTCGCTCAGCGCGCAGGCGGCCGAGTGGACCGGGCTCCGCCCCGGCATCGCCGTCGCGGCGGGCAACGTCGACGCCCACGTCACCGCCGCCGCGGCGCAGGCCGTGGAGAACGGGCGGCTCCTGGCCATCATGGGCACCTCCACCTGCCATGTCGTCAACGCGCCCGTACTCGCCGAGGTCCCTGGCATCTGCGGGGTCGTCAACGGCGGCATCGTGGAAGGCGCGTACGGATACGAGGCGGGACAGAGCGCGGTCGGCGACATCTTCGCCTGGGTGCTGCGCCAGGGCGTCCCGAGGGAGTACCACGACGAGGCCGAGGAGCGGGGTGAGGACCTGCACGCCCTGCTCACCCGCAAGGCCGCCGCCCAGCCGGTCGGCGGTCACGGCCTGGTCGCCCTGGACTGGCTGAACGGCAACCGCTCCGTCCTCGTCGACCACCACCTCTCCGGCGTCGTCGCGGGCCTCACCCTCGCCACCCGCCCCGAGGACCTCTACCGCGCCATGCTGGAGGCCACGGCCTTCGGCACCCGCGTCATCGTCGAGACGCTGGAGAACGGCGGCGTACCGGTCACCGAGTTCATCGTCGCCGGTGGACTGGCCAGGAACGAGCTGCTCATGCAGATCTACGCGGACGTCCTGCGCCGCCCGGTGTCCCTCGCGGCGTCCCGGCAGGGCCCCGCGCTCGGCTCGGCCATCCACGCCGCCGTCGCCGCCGGGGCGCACCCCGACGTGCGCACCGCGACGGCCGCCATGGGGCGTCTCGAGCGGGACGTGTACGTGCCGGACCCGTCACGCGCCGACGCGTACGACGCGCTGTTCGCGGAGTACCGGCTCCTGCACGACCACTTCGGGCCGGACGGCCCGCTGCACCGGCTGAGGGCCCTGCGCAACAAGGCGCTCACCGCCGGCTGACCCCACCCCCCGCCGGCCGTGTCAGCCGCGGCCGGCACCGGATCTCATCGTCTCTCTTCCCAGGAGCCCACGTGCCCAGCCACAATCCCCCCGTCCGTGAAGTCTGGTTCCTCACCGGCAGCCAAGGGCTGTACGGGGAGGAGACCCTGAAGCAGGTCGCGGAGCAGTCCGAGCGGATAGCCGCCACGCTGGCCGGTACGGCGGGTCTGCCCGTACGGGTCGTGTGGAAGCCCGTGCTGACCGACGCCGCCGCCATCCGGCGCGTCTGCCTGGACGCCAACGGCGACGACCGGTGTGCGGGGCTCATCGCGTGGATGCACACCTTCTCCCCCGCGAAGATGTGGATCGCCGGTCTGGACGCCCTGCGCAAGCCGCTGCTGCACCTGCACACCCAGTCGAACGTGGCCCTGCCCTGGGACACCATCGACATGGACTTCATGAACCTCAACCAGGCGGCGCACGGCGATCGCGAGTTCGGCCACATCCAGGGCCGCGTCGGCGTGCCGCGCAAGACGGTGGCCGGTCACATCACCGACCCGGCGACGGCTCAGCGCATCGTGACCTGGGCGCGCGCCGCGTCCGCCCGCGCCGAGCTGGCCACCCTCAGGGTCGCCCGCTTCGGCGACAACATGCGCGACGTCGCCGTCACCGAGGGCGACAAGGTCGAGGCGCAGCTCCGCTTCGGCGTATCCGTCAACACCTACGGCGTCAACGACCTGGTCGAGGTGGTGGACTCGGCGGACGACGGCGAGGTCACCGCCCTCGTCGAGGAGTACGGCGACGTCTACCGTCTGGCGCCGCAGCTGCGGCCGGGCGGCGAACGCCACGAATCCCTGCGGTACGCGGCGCGGATCGAGGCGGGCCTGCGGACCTTCCTCACCGAGGGCGGCTTCAGGGCCTTCACCACCAACTTCGAGGACCTCGGCGGTCTGCGCCAGCTTCCCGGCCTCGCCGTGCAGCGCCTCATGGCCCAGGGCCACGGCTTCGGCGGCGAGGGCGACTGGAAGACCGCCGTCCTGCTGCGCGCTCTCAAGGTCGCCGCCGACGGCCTCCCCGGCGGCACCTCCTTCATGGAGGACTACACGTACGACCTGACGCCCGGCAACGAGCTCATCCTCGGCGCCCACATGCTGGAGGTGTGCCCGTCCATCGCCGGTGACACGCCCGCCTGCGAGATCCACCCGCTGGGCATCGGCGGCCGCGAGGACCCGGTCCGGCTGGTGTTCGACGCGGCCCCCGGCAGCGCCGTCGTCGTCGGCCTGAGCGACCTCGGCGACCGCTTCCGCCTGGTGGCGAACGAGGTCGAGGTCGTCGCGCCGCCCCACCCGCTGCCCGCGCTGCCGGTCGCCCGCGCCGTCTGGCGGCCCCGGCCCGATCTCCGTACGTCCACGGAGTCCTGGCTCATGGCGGGCGGGCCG
This genomic window from Streptomyces thermolilacinus SPC6 contains:
- the araB gene encoding ribulokinase, whose product is MGVDYGTLSGRAVVVRVRDGHELASAVHEYAHGVIDERLPGTGAQLPPDWALQHPEDWREVLRRAVPAAVAAAGIDPADVIGIATDFTACTVLPTLADGTPLAQTALADRPHAWPKLWKHHAAQAQADRINDVAHARGEKWIGRYGGRISAEWQFAKALQVLEEDPEVYDACARWIEAADWIVWQLTGAESRNACTAGYKGIHQDGGYPGDDYLAALNPRFTDFVRTRLDFPLSPLGSRVGSLSAQAAEWTGLRPGIAVAAGNVDAHVTAAAAQAVENGRLLAIMGTSTCHVVNAPVLAEVPGICGVVNGGIVEGAYGYEAGQSAVGDIFAWVLRQGVPREYHDEAEERGEDLHALLTRKAAAQPVGGHGLVALDWLNGNRSVLVDHHLSGVVAGLTLATRPEDLYRAMLEATAFGTRVIVETLENGGVPVTEFIVAGGLARNELLMQIYADVLRRPVSLAASRQGPALGSAIHAAVAAGAHPDVRTATAAMGRLERDVYVPDPSRADAYDALFAEYRLLHDHFGPDGPLHRLRALRNKALTAG
- the araA gene encoding L-arabinose isomerase, coding for MPSHNPPVREVWFLTGSQGLYGEETLKQVAEQSERIAATLAGTAGLPVRVVWKPVLTDAAAIRRVCLDANGDDRCAGLIAWMHTFSPAKMWIAGLDALRKPLLHLHTQSNVALPWDTIDMDFMNLNQAAHGDREFGHIQGRVGVPRKTVAGHITDPATAQRIVTWARAASARAELATLRVARFGDNMRDVAVTEGDKVEAQLRFGVSVNTYGVNDLVEVVDSADDGEVTALVEEYGDVYRLAPQLRPGGERHESLRYAARIEAGLRTFLTEGGFRAFTTNFEDLGGLRQLPGLAVQRLMAQGHGFGGEGDWKTAVLLRALKVAADGLPGGTSFMEDYTYDLTPGNELILGAHMLEVCPSIAGDTPACEIHPLGIGGREDPVRLVFDAAPGSAVVVGLSDLGDRFRLVANEVEVVAPPHPLPALPVARAVWRPRPDLRTSTESWLMAGGPHHTVLSTALTSEHLDDLAEMLKVELALIDETTTPRQFRRDLRWNQAYHRLALGM